A part of Salvelinus alpinus chromosome 5, SLU_Salpinus.1, whole genome shotgun sequence genomic DNA contains:
- the LOC139575954 gene encoding ankyrin repeat domain-containing protein 11-like isoform X2, with protein sequence MPKGGGSKTPQLEDFPLNTDMVEKQVGKKDKVLSNKTPKLDRSDGVKEMKEKASKRKLPFTVGANGDQKDSDSEKQGPERKRIKKEPTNTRKSGLPFGMGMPGIRAGYPLSERQQVALLMQMTAEESVNSPDTTPKHQSQSSLGQKGTPNSASKTKDKVNKRNERGETRLHRSAIRGEARRIKELISEGADVNVKDFAGWTALHEACNRGYYDVAKQLLAAGAEVNTKGLDDDTPLHDASNNGHFKVVKLLLRYGGDPRQSNRRGETALKVANSPTMLNLLLGKGTYTSSEESSSESSEEEDAPSFAPSSSVDGNNTDSEFEKGLKLKGKKGLDQPLSTTTTPVKDEYEFDEDDEEERVPPVDDKHLLKKEFRKESPSVTKASGLISVPKGEVVKTYSKSNSLTPKKAVRRILSDSSDEDDGTLCFTPMPTPRQPAPPTNTKARDSATLSTKQQKEKTKVKKKRKKETKNVSKEVRFGKVNDKFCTSDSDCGDIGSEDDEGSMKSSNCIKDSTMSLKESSAFSTHSASSSSSSHGSMSSQKLTPSLTEHNPKQWRTDGWKTVSSPVWSDVSSLSDSVRTRLSSESDYSSADSSVESVKQVRKKAQENRKKNNVHTNALDKKNSDFHKNSNTDSTVSKTDKDGKVLKKHKVKHKHKNKEKEKAPSLVLNQDMNEKFVKSFSFDFDDSRQKSLLVETESPAESKVKLSKHEKEHLKKEDRLSKGKSEDRDWSSGKEVQRTAKEEKSKKTKESTKEKSSKEEREKPLKTEKERSLKEKEKPKEEKQQKTHKEEKKKKSKDKSSKPDRKSSEQKEEKHIKVDKEKNAREEKEKSKKEKVLKEEPDYEVYDVSNRFLNLEDTKLSASDDHHERWASDLSSDCDLYGDDSWDAPPVKDYKEYKASNTVKLIVETDKIESRDRRKDNKIKDKKLDHNDKRSEKEPTSKKKEKDSSEKICDKKKDLTEKQKLNSSHSVEKEKKRKESADTVKEKKEKDSTDSSRDRKDSYEFTKERKDLKIKQESIRDDYGNDASIKEIETVSKPCEIRERNHSGKEKERKGDVVEKREKTKADKHKEKPKDRSIEQDKEKPEKTSTEKLLKEKDTDRGSKDKKEGAKDKHKDTHSKDKDRKMPSEQTKDKKEKASQDKHADRDKDVLEVKKEDRKPEKVKPEKTWYKIADIFTDESEDEEDNYNGGVAKLSDSLGLSDSHRKDSTSDRDELDHFQTEKPRKYSAEAKHTTEKQKEKDHKKKDKTTDMGKERKGSLEKHNKDKKDKDSVDAKHKERKDRMSVDSNQEKKNKQKLLDKRDANEDKTKSKYKDKQDHVNDRKPSKGSGENEKSLLEKLEEEAMNDYKDDSNDKNSELSSDSFTDQGHEPVLSSYYDSSNISLPDITDERRDSLSISNPQDKFREKERHRHSSSSSSKKSHDKEKDKVKKEKGDKQDKIEEIRESYGRRESLPFEKEPMPLEADPYTFPFGSKGDKDEFDKTLEFEKEMSKKADKDKVSTVISDKIKDKKKKEKHKEKVKEEKHKYTDCFGSLKHSKEDIKCGMKESPQITNLKERSKEDSPKFDVKKERNRDSLDKDSRADHVKSKVKEENEKVIQSKDTARKDNRPRSKLLVDGDLRLTSFGQMLGLKDQEIEERHKKHKERMKQMEKLRHRSGDPKLRDKMKSTEEIKKNRNELSSKKSNSLESALKEKKLKDIGLPAQIMSPERKPQPIDTQNSKDWLAGHQMKENLPASPRQDQNRPTGVPTPTSVISCPSYEEIMQTPRTPSCSAEDYPDIMFDGLDCQNSSAMAMSMNACSPSFFDRYSNSSHTFQEGTCITPAKNLQLPLVSRSASSDVRRPLEDEFKAEAGKFLQHILPDASEFDLAASQPPEDKAASVERLECLSPPYFSPIRMLSPGLELAEPALDGATTAMAGTETCEHLPESVYNNFLMKPSTPVHRPDPQEPCLYIAAPPTPAPAALPPLDIDDLSEPHQSEHSLIPSDPVSGSEYLPPVVEEEEEEEEDYEEEGEEEEEEEEEEGDLEEPTDADHHAAEETRDVCSFSPPRVEEPLRKGWAESPERRVAEVHQLTPPHPPPNLVENSSDHTISWNSEMILKSPQRTYGEIEAAVSKITSPFSHSDSDLQHITAIPGHPSVIPPYAAYRSYVPDPDFDEQKEAVEDIPISPARPEMTPMELEPNYLTTTSSSTRLESFFTDCKPNLEDNHQMESELSCAVQVGRQNSHGFTSESHMPLAVSNEPVVPWTDPFSATVDELDDLGPFSLPDLPSLSLPTSMPDKEMPELDIRDAEPADYKPPSAHIRPPAIETIEGEELMEVDLPILAKPLCPPEVLTLNDSVQDLVVPSPKHNFQPEFESEPQNVPEMNLVKTQVFENRATYEETDESDGNMFSAVDTDNTQHHKQMSLTESLSVVITPCMDSLTTVQPEQSGQVSDPIVGPTCSPVPTVPLPVAVTISGTVHVSEALETTSKLTVTLTALSTDLPKKVEEIPQRMTRNRAQMLAKQENTTTTTTKKQSSRVVAESTTTTTIPASVIPPSVPTPVTMSMAVTTTTPIPTPTFVPFVVLEKEKELVTTISTTPTITPAPPPPPPVVVSKTKGRPVEEEESQTQHPRKRKFPKPQVQLVNTAMQQTREMIQQTLAVIVNAIKLDDIEPYHSDRSNPYFEYLQIRKKIEEKRKILCYITPQAPQCYAEYVTYTGSYLLDGKPLSKLHIPVIAPPPSLSEPLKELFRQQEAVRGKLRLQHSIEREKLIVSCEQEVLRVHCRAARTIANQAVPFSACTMLLDSEVYNMPTESQGDENKSVRDRFNARQFISWIQDVDDKYDRMKTCLLMRQQHEAAALNAVQRMEWQLKVQELDPAVHKSLCVNEVPSFYVPMVDVNDDFVLLPA encoded by the exons ATGCCCAAGGGTGGGGGTTCAAAAACCCCCCAGCTGGAAGACTTCCCACTCAACACTGACATGGTGGAGAAGCAGGTTGGGAAGAAG GATAAAGTATTGTCAAACAAGACTCCTAAATTGGACCGCAGCGATGGCGTCAAAGAGATGAAAGAGAAGGCATCCAAGAGGAAGCTTCCCTTCACTGTTGGAGCCAATGGAGACCAGAAAGATTCTGACTCAG aaAAGCAAGGTCCGGAACGGAAGCGCATTAAAAAGGAGCCCACCAACACCAGGAAGTCAGGCCTGCCGTTTGGGATGGGCATGCCAGGGATCCGGGCCGGGTACCCCCTCTCTGAGCGGCAGCAGGTGGCTCTTCTCATGCAGATGACGGCTGAAGAGTCAGTCAACAGTCCAG ACACAACACCAAAGCATCAGTCACAGTCAAGTCTGGGCCAGAAGGGAACGCCAAACTCCGCATCTAAAACCAAAGACAAAGTAAATAAGAGAAATGAGAGGGGCGAGACGAGGCTGCACCGGTCAGCCATCCGCGGAGAGGCACGCCGCATCAAGGAGCTCATCAGTGAGGGAGCTGACGTGAATGTAAAAGACTTTGCAG GCTGGACTGCATTGCATGAAGCGTGCAACCGAGGCTACTACGACGTGGCCAAGCAGCTGCTGGCAGCCGGTGCAGAGGTCAACACCAAGGGCCTGGATGACGACACCCCTCTGCATGACGCATCAAACAACGGGCACTTCAAG GTGGTAAAGTTGCTTTTAAGGTATGGAGGGGACCCTCGACAAAGCAACAGAAGGGGTGAAACCGCGTTGAAGGTTGCTAACTCCCCAACGATGCTCAATCTGTTGCTTGGAAAAGGCACGTATACCTCCAGTGAGGAGAGCTCGTCAG AATCCTCAGAGGAAGAAGATGCCCCATCGTTTGCCCCATCCAGTTCTGTTGATGGAAATAACACAGACTCAGAGTTTGAGAAGGGCCTGAAGCTGAAAGGGAAGAAAGGGCTAGATCAGCCTCTATCCACAACAACTACCCCCGTCAAGGACGAGTATGAGtttgatgaggatgatgaggaagaGCGCGTCCCTCCGGTGGATGACAAGCACTTGCTCAAGAAAGAGTTCCGCAAGGAGTCTCCCAGTGTCACTAAGGCTAGCGGCTTAATTTCAGTACCGAAGGGGGAGGTGGTCAAAACCTATTCCAAAAGCAACTCGCTCACACCAAAGAAGGCTGTTAGACGGATTCTCTCTGACAGCTCAGACGAGGATGATGGAACGTTGTGTTTCACACCTATGCCCACACCACGGCAACCAGCGCCACCTACTAATACCAAGGCCCGGGACTCTGCTACACTGAGCACTAAGCAGCAGAAAGAGAAGACTAAAGttaagaagaagaggaagaaagagacaaAAAATGTCAGTAAGGAGGTCAGATTTGGTAAAGTCAATGACAAATTCTGCACTTCTGACTCTGATTGTGGGGACATAGGGAGTGAGGATGATGAAGGCTCTATGAAGAGCTCGAACTGTATAAAGGACTCCACAATGAGCCTAAAAGAATCGTCTGCGTTCAGTACTCACTCtgcgtcctcttcttcctcttctcatGGAAGCATGAGCTCTCAGAAACTGACACCCTCGCTGACAGAGCATAACCCAAAGCAGTGGAGGACAGATGGCTGGAAGACTGTGTCATCTCCTGTATGGTCAGATGtaagctctctctctgactcgGTTAGAACAAGGCTTTCCAGTGAGTCGGACTACTCCTCTGCAGACTCAAGTGTCGAGTCAGTGAAACAGGTGAGAAAGAAAGCACAGGAGAACAGAAAGAAAAACAATGTGCACACCAATGCACTAGACAAAAAGAACTCTGACTTTCACAAGAATTCCAACACAGACAGTACTGTCTCCAAAACGGATAAAGATGGCAAAGTGTTGAAAAAGCATAAAGTAAAACACAAGCACAAAAACAAAGAGAAAGAAAAGGCTCCCAGTTTAGTGCTCAATCAAGACATGAACGAGAAATTTGTTAAAAGCTTCTCATTTGATTTTGATGATTCAAGGCAGAAGTCACTCCTTGTTGAGACTGAGTCCCCAGCTGAAAGCAAGGTCAAGCTGTCTAAACATGAAAAAGAGCATTTGAAAAAGGAGGACAGGTTGTCGAAGGGCAAATCTGAGGACAGAGACTGGTCTTCTGGAAAAGAGGTGCAAAGAACTGCTAAGGAGGAGAAATCCAAGAAAACAAAAGAGTCCACCAAGGAGAAGTCTAGCAAGGAGGAGAGGGAAAAGCCCTTGAAAACTGAAAAAGAAAGGAGCCTCAAGGAAAAAGAGAAGCCCAAGGAGGAGAAACAACAAAAGACTcataaagaggagaagaagaaaaagtcAAAGGACAAGTCATCTAAACCAGACAGGAAGAGCAGTGAGCAAAAAGAAGAAAAACATATTAAGGTGGATAAGGAgaaaaatgccagggaggagaaGGAAAAATCGAAGAAAGAAAAGGTTCTGAAGGAAGAGCCTGATTATGAAGTCTATGATGTCAGTAACCGTTTCTTAAACCTAGAAGACACCAAGCTCAGTGCCTCAGACGACCACCATGAACGATGGGCGTCAGACCTTTCCTCTGACTGCGACCTATATGGAGATGACAGCTGGGACGCTCCTCCTGTGAAGGACTACAAAGAATATAAAGCAAGCAACACTGTAAAGCTGATCGTTGAGACTGACAAAATAGAGAGCAGAGACCGGAggaaggacaacaaaatcaaagaCAAGAAATTAGATCATAATGACAAACGGTCAGAGAAAGAGCCTACCTCcaagaagaaagagaaagactCTTCAGAAAAAATCTGTGACAAGAAAAAGGATTTGACCGAAAAACAGaaactcaactccagccactcgGTAGAAAAGGAGAAGAAGCGAAAGGAATCTGCAGATACTGtcaaagagaagaaagagaaggactCCACGGACAGCAGTAGAGACCGAAAAGATTCCTATGAGTTCACTAAAGAAAGAAAGGACTTGAAAATCAAACAGGAGTCCATAAGAGACGATTATGGGAACGATGCCTCCATCAAAGAAATTGAAACTGTCAGCAAACCATGTGAAATTAGAGAGAGGAACCACTCtggaaaagagaaggagagaaagggagatgtggtggaaaagagagaaaagacaaAAGCTGACAAACACAAGGAAAAGCCTAAAGACCGATCCATAGAACAGGATAAGGAGAAGCCTGAGAAGACCTCAACTGAGAAGCTTTTGAAAGAAAAAGACACAGATAGAGGCTCTAAAGACAAGAAGGAGGGTGCTaaagacaaacacaaagacacacacagcaaagacaagGACAGGAAGATGCCTTCAGAACAAACTAAGGACAAGAAAGAAAAGGCTTCACAGGACAAGCATGCTGACCGGGATAAAGATGTCCTTGAGGTGAAGAAGGAGGATAGAAAACCTGAGAAAGTTAAACCTGAGAAAACATGGTACAAGATAGCAGACATTTTCACAGATGAAAGTGAGGATGAAGAAGACAATTACAATGGGGGTGTGGCCAAGTTAAGTGATTCCCTTGGATTGTCCGATTCTCACAGGAAAGACTCCACATCTGACAGGGATGAGCTTGATCACTTCCAAACGGAAAAACCCAGAAAATATTCTGCTGAGGCCAAACACACAACagaaaaacagaaagaaaaaGACCACAAGAAAAAAGACAAGACCACAGATatggggaaagagaggaagggttCCTTAGAGAAACACAACAAAGATAAGAAAGATAAGGATTCTGTTGATGCAAAACACAAGGAACGCAAAGATAGAATGTCTGTGGACTCAAACCAAGAGAAGAAAAACAAACAGAAGCTGTTGGACAAGAGGGACGCCAATGAGGATAAGACCAAGAGTAAATATAAAGACAAGCAAGATCATGTTAATGACAGAAAGCCCTCAAAGGGGAGTGGGGAAAATGAAAAGTCGCTCTTGGAGAAGCTGGAGGAAGAGGCCATGAATGACTACAAGGATGACTCCAATGACAAGAACAGTGAGTTATCCTCAGACAGCTTCACTGATCAGGGTCATGAGCCAGTGCTCAGCAGCTACTATGATTCCTCCAACATCAGCCTTCCAGACATTACTGATGAGAGACGAGACTCACTCTCCATATCTAATCCTCAAGACAagttcagagagaaagagaggcaccGGCATTCATCTTCATCATCGTCCAAAAAGAGTCATGACAAGGAGAAGGACAAAGTCAAGAAGGAAAAGGGGGATAAACAAGACAAGATAGAGGAAATAAGAGAATCCTATGGACGCAGAGAAAGTCTGCCCTTCGAGAAAGAGCCTATGCCATTAGAAGCGGACCCTTACACATTTCCATTTGGGTCTAAGGGTGATAAAGATGAATTTGATAAGACGTTGGAGTTTGAAAAGGAGATGTCTAAAAAAGCTGACAAAGACAAAGTGAGTACTGTCATCAGTGATAAGATCAAGGACAAAAAGAAAAAAGAGAAACATAAGGAGAAAGTCAAAGAGGAGAAGCACAAGTACACGGATTGCTTTGGATCACTTAAACACTCCAAGGAGGATATCAAATGTGGAATGAAAGAGAGTCCTCAAATTACCAATTTGAAGGAAAGATCAAAGGAAGACAGTCCCAAATTTGATGTGAAAAAAGAGAGAAACCGAGACTCTTTGGACAAAGACAGTAGGGCGGACCATGTTAAGTCCAAGGTTAAAGAAGAAAATGAAAAAGTAATTCAGTCTAAAGACACAGCTCGCAAAGACAACCGTCCACGTTCAAAGCTTCTGGTTGATGGGGATCTCAGACTAACCAGCTTTGGGCAAATGTTAGGCTTAAAAGACCAGGAGATTGAAGAACGCCATAAGAAGCATAAGGAGAGGATGAAGCAGATGGAGAAACTAAGACACAGATCAGGGGATCCCAAACTTAGGGATAAAATGAAGTCCACTGAGGAAATAAAGAAAAATCGCAATGAACTATCATCCAAAAAATCTAATAGTTTAGAATCTGCATTGAAAGAGAAGAAGCTCAAAGATATTGGTCTCCCAGCCCAAATTATGTCTCCGGAAAGAAAGCCACAACCCATTGACACTCAAAATTCAAAGGACTGGCTTGCAGGCCATCAGATGAAAGAAAATCTCCCTGCCTCACCTAGGCAAGATCAGAATAGACCAACGGGTGTTCCCACCCCCACATCTGTAATCTCTTGTCCCAGCTATGAGGAAATCATGCAGACGCCACGGACTCCATCCTGCAGTGCAGAGGACTACCCTGATATAATGTTTGATGGGTTAGATTGTCAGAACTCATCAGCCATGGCCATGTCTATGAATGCCTGCTCACCATCCTTCTTTGACAGGTACTCCAACTCATCACACACCTTCCAAGAAGGGACTTGTATAACTCCGGCTAAGAATCTCCAGTTGCCCCTTGTCAGTCGATCGGCTTCGTCTGATGTTAGAAGACCCCTGGAAGATGAGTTCAAAGCTGAAGCTGGCAAGTTTCTACAACACATTTTGCCAGACGCCTCTGAGTTTGACTTGGCAGCCTCCCAGCCTCCAGAAGACAAGGCAGCATCAGTGGAGAGACTTGAATGCCTGTCTCCTCCTTACTTCTCACCTATTAGAATGCTGTCTCCCGGGCTGGAACTTGCCGAACCTGCACTAGATGGGGCCACCACAGCAATGGCTGGCACAGAGACCTGTGAACACCTACCTGAGAGTGTCTACAACAACTTCCTGATGAAGCCCTCAACGCCAGTCCACAGACCTGACCCACAGGAGCCATGTCTGTACATTGCTGCTCCACCCACCCCTGCACCTGCTGCTCTTCCTCCCCTGGATATTGATGACCTTTCTGAGCCTCATCAAAGTGAGCACAGTCTTATTCCCTCTGACCCAGTCAGTGGCAGTGAGTATCTGCCCCCtgttgtggaggaggaggaggaggaagaagaggactacgaagaggagggggaggaagaagaagaagaagaggaggaggaaggggatctTGAAGAACCAACAGATGCTGATCATCATGCTGCTGAGGAGACGAGGGACGTCTGCTCATTCTCTCCTCCAAGGGTTGAAGAGCCTTTGAGGAAGGGCTGGGCTGAATCTCCTGAGAGAAGAGTTGCAGAGGTGCATCAGTTGACTCCCCCACATCCACCACCCAACCTGGTGGAGAACTCCAGTGATCATACCATCAGCTGGAACTCTGAGATGATTTTGAAATCTCCTCAAAGGACTTATGGGGAAATAGAGGCAGCTGTCTCCAAGATAACCAGCCCCTTCTCGCATTCAGACAGTGATTTGCAGCACATTACTGCCATACCTGGCCATCCATCAGTGATCCCTCCATATGCTGCTTACAGGTCTTATGTACCTGACCCTGACTTTGACGAGCAAAAAGAGGCTGTGGAGGACATTCCAATTTCTCCAGCAAGACCTGAAATGACACCCATGGAATTGGAACCAAACTACTTGACAACCACCTCATCCTCCACAAGGTTAGAGTCTTTCTTCACAGACTGCAAGCCAAACTTGGAGGATAATCACCAGATGGAATCAGAGCTTTCTTGTGCAGTACAAGTCGGCAGACAAAACTCCCATGGCTTTACTTCTGAGAGCCATATGCCTCTAGCAGTAAGCAACGAGCCAGTGGTGCCCTGGACAGACCCATTCTCAGCTACAGTGGATGAGCTGGATGATCTTGGCCCTTTCTCTCTACCtgacctcccttctctctccctcccgacCTCCATGCCAGACAAGGAGATGCCAGAGCTTGACATCAGAGATGCAGAGCCAGCCGACTACAAGCCACCATCTGCTCATATAAGGCCTCCTGCTATTGAAACAATAGAGGGCGAAGAGCTTATGGAGGTTGACCTGCCTATCCTGGCCAAACCCCTGTGTCCTCCCGAGGTCCTAACACTCAATGATTCTGTGCAGGATTTGGTTGTGCCCTCACCAAAACACAATTTCCAACCAGAATTTGAGTCTGAGCCTCAGAATGTCCCTGAAATGAACTTAGTGAAAACACAGGTCTTCGAAAACAGAGCCACATATGAAGAGACTGATGAGAGCGATGGAAACATGTTCTCAGCTGTTGATACAGACAATACTCAGCATCACAAGCAGATGTCACTGACCGAGTCTTTATCAGTTGTAATTACTCCATGTATGGACTCCTTGACAACTGTTCAACCAGAACAAAGTGGGCAGGTATCAGATCCCATTGTTGGGCCAACTTGCAGTCCAGTCCCCACAGTTCCTCTGCCAGTTGCTGTCACGATTTCTGGCACAGTCCATGTTTCGGAGGCTCTTGAGACAACATCTAAGCtcacggtcactctgacagcgttGTCAACTGACCTTCCCAAGAAGGTGGAGGAGATCCCACAGAGGATGACCAGAAACAGGGCCCAGATGCTGGCAAAACAGGagaataccaccaccaccaccacaaaaaagcagagtagtagagtagtagcagagagtacaaccaccaccactatacctGCTAGCGTGATACCTCCATCTGTCCCTACCCCTGTCACCATGAGCATGGCTGTAACCACAACCACCCCTATCCCCACCCCTACCTTTGTCCCCTTTGTTGTTCTGGAGAAAGAAAAGGAACTTGTCACCACCATCTCCACCACACCAACCATTACCCCGGCTCCCCCTCCGCCGCCTCCTGTAGTGGTCAGCAAAACTAAAGGGCGGCCTGTGGAGGAAGAGGAATCCCAGACGCAGCATCCACGCAAGAGGAAATTCCCGAAACCGCAGGTTCAGCTGGTCAACACAGCCATGCAGCAGACCAGGGA